A window from Leptospira wolffii serovar Khorat str. Khorat-H2 encodes these proteins:
- a CDS encoding TetR/AcrR family transcriptional regulator, whose amino-acid sequence MSGKKEKIPKREPDEERRKEILDAALHCFLQFGYSKTSMDDIAKQAELSRPLLYLKFKNKEDLFQGIFEHLMEGCYPKAEETLKEKLSPKEKLSRICEILLLEPWTKVEGHPKSREFYETCSKLSPESVERYEHRVVKNLQSVLGDKEKAEVFFLAMEGMSADIPSTKVLRKRMSILIDNFLS is encoded by the coding sequence ATGAGCGGTAAAAAGGAAAAAATCCCGAAGAGGGAACCGGACGAAGAAAGAAGAAAGGAAATCCTGGACGCGGCCTTGCATTGCTTTCTACAATTCGGATATTCCAAAACTTCCATGGACGATATCGCCAAGCAGGCGGAACTTTCCCGTCCGCTTCTGTATCTGAAATTCAAAAACAAAGAGGATTTATTCCAGGGAATCTTCGAACATCTTATGGAAGGATGTTATCCTAAAGCCGAAGAGACTCTGAAAGAGAAGTTGAGCCCCAAAGAAAAACTCTCTCGAATCTGCGAGATCCTACTATTGGAACCTTGGACTAAAGTCGAAGGGCATCCGAAAAGCCGAGAGTTTTATGAAACTTGTTCTAAATTATCGCCGGAAAGTGTAGAGCGTTATGAGCATCGGGTCGTCAAGAATCTGCAATCGGTTCTAGGCGATAAGGAAAAGGCGGAAGTCTTCTTCTTGGCTATGGAAGGGATGTCCGCCGATATTCCATCCACCAAAGTATTGCGCAAGCGCATGTCCATCCTCATAGATAACTTTCTTAGCTAA
- a CDS encoding NAD-dependent epimerase/dehydratase family protein, which produces MKVIITGATGMVGEGVLQECLEDPKITEILIVNRKPSGKSHPKLKEIVHSDFYDLSPIQDRLKGYDACFFCLGVSSIGLSEEVYHKLTHTLTLGFASVLAKANPKMSFCYISGAGTDSTEKGKTMWARVKGKTENDLTCLPFAKVYLFRPGYMHPTPGLKNTLPAYKYITWAYPILKTIFPNRVSTLKELGLAMIAAVSKGYDKNIIEVSDIHILAEE; this is translated from the coding sequence ATGAAAGTGATTATAACGGGAGCGACCGGAATGGTCGGAGAGGGAGTCTTGCAGGAATGCCTGGAGGACCCTAAGATAACCGAGATACTGATAGTAAATCGTAAGCCGAGCGGTAAGAGCCATCCGAAATTGAAAGAGATCGTGCACTCCGATTTTTACGATCTTTCTCCCATACAGGACCGACTGAAAGGTTACGACGCTTGTTTTTTCTGTCTTGGGGTTTCCTCCATCGGCTTAAGCGAAGAGGTTTATCATAAACTGACTCATACGCTTACTCTGGGATTCGCTTCGGTACTCGCCAAAGCGAATCCCAAAATGAGTTTCTGCTATATCTCCGGAGCCGGTACGGACAGCACGGAAAAAGGAAAAACGATGTGGGCGAGAGTGAAAGGAAAAACGGAAAACGATCTAACCTGTTTACCTTTTGCGAAGGTGTATCTATTTCGTCCCGGTTATATGCATCCTACACCCGGCTTGAAAAATACTCTCCCCGCCTATAAATATATTACCTGGGCGTATCCGATTCTGAAAACGATTTTCCCCAATCGAGTCTCTACCTTAAAAGAACTGGGTCTTGCCATGATCGCCGCCGTTTCGAAAGGGTACGATAAAAATATCATAGAAGTCTCGGACATTCATATTTTAGCGGAGGAATGA